The proteins below come from a single Stomoxys calcitrans chromosome 1, idStoCalc2.1, whole genome shotgun sequence genomic window:
- the LOC106092057 gene encoding uncharacterized protein LOC106092057 isoform X1: protein MLSSIASYLFGSNTTTTTPDKETLTATGIGSGVEEIIDAPPSNTVDVDNLIEVTSLTPSVTGSESLDKSSAVAAATARAIRRGKNKRNNTRQQNKRKAGVKGGNTKETGSTSGKQITKLSTTSSPSDSCDEDFDEDEWFIVEKEDDDNDVSSPRNENEADNNSTTTTIEIVKSVKPTIAPSPLAQQRRLQHINSHSLYSGPRPQKQRNYLQKSRGNNNNSSRNSGLSVSTLSPSRTVNENRNAPLGNGPSGVTADGGMTRSLYVVSSSASAHQDVAANGSLGNLKKMDESWFVTPPPCFTSIGPINMEATPYENLLIEHPSMSVYHSIKTAQAATESFVKLDLGIKEPKEKRPAKENVQRKNSQAVQQRSSAGFRLDRQSVAQLKQELLERTVQKTQTKKDRRDICRSAIKRANKVRDVQSKNHTSRRSDRQHFKVVSSANNNRKSCF from the exons ATGTTGAGTAGTATTGCATCCTATCTATTTGGTTCGAATACTACTACAACTACACCGGATAAGGAAACGCTAACAGCAACCGGCATAGGCAGTGGCGTTGAGGAAATTATCGATGCACCCCCCTCTAATACGGTTGATGTTGATAATCTCATAGAAGTAACCTCACTGACCCCATCGGTAACGGGCTCTGAATCTTTGGATAAATCTTCGGCGGTAGCAGCAGCCACAGCACGTGCCATTAGACGTGGCAAGAATAAGCGCAACAATACCCGTCAGCAGAATAAACGTAAAGCTGGAGTTAAAGGTGGCAACACCAAGGAGACTGGCAGTACATCGGGCAAGCAAATAACGAAATTATCAACTACTTCATCGCCCAGCGATAGTTGTGACGAAGATTTCGACGAAGACGAGTGGTTCATTGTTGAAAAGGAAG ACGACGACAACGACGTCTCCTCACCTCGCAACGAGAACGAGGCTGACAACAATAGCACTACAACCACTATCGAGATCGTCAAATCGGTCAAACCCACTATCGCTCCCAGTCCATTGGCGCAACAGAGGCGCCTTCAACATATCAATTCGCATTCCCTTTACAGTGGACCAAGGCCACAAAAGCAACGCAACTATTTGCAAAAATCAcgcggcaacaacaacaatagctccCGCAATAGCGGTCTAAGTGTCTCAACATTAAGTCCATCCCGCACAGTAAACGAAAATCGCAATGCCCCTCTGGGCAATGGGCCCTCCGGGGTAACAGCTGATGGCGGTATGACCCGTTCGCTGTATGTGGTGTCATCATCGGCATCGGCTCATCAGGATGTCGCAGCGAACGGATCATTgggaaatttgaagaaaatggaCGAATCATGGTTCGTAACACCACCACCATGTTTCACCTCCATTGGACCCATCAATATGGAAGCTACACCCTATGAGAACCTATTGATTGAGCATCCAAG CATGTCTGTGTATCATAGTATTAAAACGGCCCAAGCTGCCACTGAGAGTTTTGTTAAACTCGATCTCGGTATTAAGGAGCCCAAAGAAAAGCGGCCAGCTAAGGAGAATGTACAACGCAAG aaTTCCCAAGCTGTCCAACAGCGATCATCGGCTGGCTTCCGTTTGGATCGCCAAAGCGTTGCTCAATTGAAGCAGGAATTGTTGGAACGCACTGTACAGAAG ACCCAAACCAAAAAGGATCGTCGTGACATCTGTCGTTCGGCCATCAAACGGGCCAATAAGGTACGTGATGTTCAATCCAAGAACCATACTTCCCGTCGTTCCGACAGACAACACTTCAAGGTTGTAAGCAGTGCCAACAACAACCGCAAATCCTGCTTCTAA
- the LOC106092057 gene encoding uncharacterized protein LOC106092057 isoform X2: MLSSIASYLFGSNTTTTTPDKETLTATGIGSGVEEIIDAPPSNTVDVDNLIEVTSLTPSVTGSESLDKSSAVAAATARAIRRGKNKRNNTRQQNKRKAGVKGGNTKETGSTSGKQITKLSTTSSPSDSCDEDFDEDEWFIVEKEDDDNDVSSPRNENEADNNSTTTTIEIVKSVKPTIAPSPLAQQRRLQHINSHSLYSGPRPQKQRNYLQKSRGNNNNSSRNSGLSVSTLSPSRTVNENRNAPLGNGPSGVTADGGMTRSLYVVSSSASAHQDVAANGSLGNLKKMDESCMSVYHSIKTAQAATESFVKLDLGIKEPKEKRPAKENVQRKNSQAVQQRSSAGFRLDRQSVAQLKQELLERTVQKTQTKKDRRDICRSAIKRANKVRDVQSKNHTSRRSDRQHFKVVSSANNNRKSCF, from the exons ATGTTGAGTAGTATTGCATCCTATCTATTTGGTTCGAATACTACTACAACTACACCGGATAAGGAAACGCTAACAGCAACCGGCATAGGCAGTGGCGTTGAGGAAATTATCGATGCACCCCCCTCTAATACGGTTGATGTTGATAATCTCATAGAAGTAACCTCACTGACCCCATCGGTAACGGGCTCTGAATCTTTGGATAAATCTTCGGCGGTAGCAGCAGCCACAGCACGTGCCATTAGACGTGGCAAGAATAAGCGCAACAATACCCGTCAGCAGAATAAACGTAAAGCTGGAGTTAAAGGTGGCAACACCAAGGAGACTGGCAGTACATCGGGCAAGCAAATAACGAAATTATCAACTACTTCATCGCCCAGCGATAGTTGTGACGAAGATTTCGACGAAGACGAGTGGTTCATTGTTGAAAAGGAAG ACGACGACAACGACGTCTCCTCACCTCGCAACGAGAACGAGGCTGACAACAATAGCACTACAACCACTATCGAGATCGTCAAATCGGTCAAACCCACTATCGCTCCCAGTCCATTGGCGCAACAGAGGCGCCTTCAACATATCAATTCGCATTCCCTTTACAGTGGACCAAGGCCACAAAAGCAACGCAACTATTTGCAAAAATCAcgcggcaacaacaacaatagctccCGCAATAGCGGTCTAAGTGTCTCAACATTAAGTCCATCCCGCACAGTAAACGAAAATCGCAATGCCCCTCTGGGCAATGGGCCCTCCGGGGTAACAGCTGATGGCGGTATGACCCGTTCGCTGTATGTGGTGTCATCATCGGCATCGGCTCATCAGGATGTCGCAGCGAACGGATCATTgggaaatttgaagaaaatggaCGAATCATG CATGTCTGTGTATCATAGTATTAAAACGGCCCAAGCTGCCACTGAGAGTTTTGTTAAACTCGATCTCGGTATTAAGGAGCCCAAAGAAAAGCGGCCAGCTAAGGAGAATGTACAACGCAAG aaTTCCCAAGCTGTCCAACAGCGATCATCGGCTGGCTTCCGTTTGGATCGCCAAAGCGTTGCTCAATTGAAGCAGGAATTGTTGGAACGCACTGTACAGAAG ACCCAAACCAAAAAGGATCGTCGTGACATCTGTCGTTCGGCCATCAAACGGGCCAATAAGGTACGTGATGTTCAATCCAAGAACCATACTTCCCGTCGTTCCGACAGACAACACTTCAAGGTTGTAAGCAGTGCCAACAACAACCGCAAATCCTGCTTCTAA